One Candidatus Methylomirabilota bacterium genomic region harbors:
- a CDS encoding type II toxin-antitoxin system HicB family antitoxin yields the protein MIDLPYSLTIEATQEPDYFGFFSPDLEGFTGIGHSIEDCVYKAKWGMKEHIELLRERGLPVPPKVKDPKIIVQNEARLAA from the coding sequence ATGATTGATCTGCCTTATTCTTTGACCATCGAGGCAACGCAGGAACCCGACTACTTCGGGTTTTTTTCTCCTGATCTGGAAGGATTTACGGGGATTGGCCACTCCATCGAGGACTGCGTGTATAAGGCGAAATGGGGAATGAAGGAACACATAGAACTACTCAGAGAACGGGGTCTGCCCGTGCCTCCGAAAGTGAAAGATCCCAAAATCATCGTACAGAACGAAGCCAGGTTGGCGGCATAG
- a CDS encoding type II toxin-antitoxin system HicA family toxin, protein MKFSELVRLLEAHGFELVREKGSIRYYGKAGWPALIRVDYHGAKEVPSGTCHHILKSAGIQKGGSHD, encoded by the coding sequence TTGAAATTCAGTGAGTTGGTGAGACTGCTTGAAGCTCATGGATTTGAGCTGGTAAGGGAGAAAGGGTCCATCCGATATTATGGGAAGGCTGGCTGGCCTGCATTGATTCGGGTTGACTATCATGGGGCCAAGGAAGTGCCCAGCGGCACCTGCCATCATATACTGAAGTCAGCAGGAATACAGAAGGGAGGAAGCCATGATTGA